Genomic segment of Paenibacillus sp. FSL R5-0912:
CCTCAGCCTCCACACCCGGCTTGAGAGTAACATTGAAATCGACTGCAATTTGGCCTTTGGCCAGGTAATCATTCGCTTTTTCGGTAGCGGCATCCTTGTAAATATAGCCTTCCTTATACCATTTGCTGGCCAGCCGGAAATTGTCCAGCTCTTCTTCCGGATAACGCTGCAGCGTATACGTAGGATCATCCGTTTTGATATAGAAATGGTCATCCAGCCCCGGAACTACCCAATATTTGTCGTCATGGGACTGCGGATTGATGAAGGAAGTGCCGAATACGCCAAACGGAATGATGTCCGGTTCATTTTGCTTGATTTGGGCCAGGAACGGTTCGATATCCGCTATCTTCTTGATGGAAGCGGTGTCAAGTTTGTACTTGTCGGCGAAGCGCTTCTGGATGATGAAGCCATAACGGGAGCCGTTGATCTGCTGGTTCGGGATACCGTAAATTTCCCCGTCGACCGACAGACCGTCCCACATTACCTGCGGCACATCTGCCTTAAGCTCCGGCGCATATTCATCCAGCAGGGCATCCATCGGCTGGATGGCACCTTTGCGCACCAGCTCTTCGGGCTTCAGCATGTAGCCGGTCCAGAGAATGTCGAACTTCTCGCCCGCTGCAAGCACCGTGTTCATCTTCTGCACATAGTCCCCGATCGCAACAGGCATCAGCTTCACTGTGGCATTAATCTTCGCCTTCACAATCTTGTTGACTTCCTCCTGCACCTTCTCCTGATCGGCCTGCAGCTGCGACAGCGGATAATACCAGGTCAGTTCGACCGGCTTCAGCTCGCCTGCGTTTCCTGATTCCGGAGCTGCACTTTGCGTGCTTTCCGCTCCGCTTCCTTCCGCGCCCTTCCCGGCATTGCTATTGCCGCCGTTATTGTTGCCTCCGCAGCCGGATAGCACCGATCCAACAAGCAATACAGATGCCAGAACTCCAAACAGCTTCTTTTTCATGTAAGTGACCTCCTGTACTTTGTACATGTAATTGTATGTTAACCCTTTAGGGAGCCAACCGTAAGCCCTTTGACGAAAAACCGCTGAAAAAACGGGAAGATCACCAGCATCGGTCCGCCGGCCAGTACGGCAATCGCCATCCGCGCCGAGCTGTTGGGGAAACTCGATAGATCGATGCCCAGCTGTCCGGTAAATTCAGAGTTCGTCGTGAGAAATTCAATGCTGTTGAGCGTCCGCACCAGCAGCAGCTGCAGCGGCACTTTGTTCGGATCGTCGATGTAGAGCATCGCGTTGAACCATTCGTTCCAATACGTGAAGGATATCAGAAGACCCAGAGTAGCCAGCGCAGGCGTCGACAGCGGCAGGATAATCTTGAAGAAAATGCGGAATTCCCGCGCCCCGTCAATTTTCGCCGATTCAATGATCTCCAGCGGAATTTTGGACATGAAGCCTTTCATGACCATGATGTTGAACGGCGACAGCAGAATGGGCAGAATCAGCGCCAACAGGCTGTCTTTCAGATGCAGATATTGCGTAATGAGAATGTAGGAAGGAACGAGTCCCCCGCTGAACAGCATGGTGAAAAATACATAGAACGTCGTCGCCCGGTTATACCGGTAATCCTGCCGAGAGATCACGTATGCAGTCATCGCGGTCAGCAGCAAGCCGGCCAGCGCACCAATAATGGTCACCGTGAAGGTCACTCCATAGGCGCGGAGCAGAATGTCAGGAGCATCCAGCAGATAGCGGTAGGCATCCAGACTGAAATTTTTGGGGATAAACTGATACCCGTTTTCGGTCAGCGACTTCTCATCTGTCAGCGACACGGCGATGACCAGCAGAAACGGCAGGACGACCACAATCGACAGCACCGTAAACAGCAGATTAATGAACAGCTTGGAAAATTCGAATTTCTTGCCCACTGTCAGGGCACCTCCTTACCACAGGGAATTATCAGAATCAATTTTGCGCACGATTCCGTTTGCCGTCAGCACCAGCACCAGACCCACAACCGACTGGTAAAAGCCTGTAGCCGCAGACATGCTTACATTACCGACTTCACGCAGCGCACGGTACACATAGGTATCGATGATATCCGTAGAGCCGTAGAGAAAACCTGAGTTGTTCGGGATAAAATAATGCAGGCCGAAGTCGCCGCGGAACATGTTGCCGATAGACAGGATCAGCATAATGATGATGATCGGGGCCATCAGGGGGATTGTGATTTTGAACGCCATCTGCCGTTTGGTCGCCCCGTCGATCCGCGCTGCCTCGTAATAGTCGCTGTTAATGCCAATAATGCCGGCAAAATAAATCAGCGTGTTGAACCCCACCACCTTCCATAATTGAACCAGAATAAGAATCACCGGCCATGGCCCCGCATTCTGGTACCAGCTCACCGGATTCAGCCCGAAGGATTCCAGGGTGCGGTTGATAAAACCATCCGAATGGTTCAAGAAGGCATAGGCCACATAACCTACAAGTACCCAGGAAAGGAAGTGTGGCAGAAACAAGGCTGTCTGGTAGAACTTGCTCCACTTGGCCTTGATTTCGTTCATCAGAATCGCCAGCAGCAGTGCTGCCGAGGTACCTACCACAATGTAGGCGGTATTATATAGAACCGTATTACGGGTTATCCGCCACGCCGTATCCGTAGTGAATAAATAACGGAAATTATCCAGTCCCACCCACTTGCTGCCGAAGATGCCGAGATCATACCGGTAATTTTTGAAGGCGATAATCAGGCCGATCATTGGAATATACGCAAAAATCAATTTGTACAGGAGTCCCGGCAGTGAGAGCAGAAACAGCTCCCGGTTGTTCCGGAAATGGTGAAGCTCTCTTCCAATCCACGTTCTTCTGCGCGTTCCCGGCGGCGCACCTGAACTTGCTCTTTGTTCCGCTAGTGGAACCTTATTCAACATAACCAAAGCCCCTTCCTTTCCTTCCTTAGCTGCAGCTGTTTGCCTGTGTACCAGGCTTTGCATGACTAACAATAGCGTGAATCAGGCTTCGGTGTTACTGTACAATTGCAAGATTGCTGTAAAGAGGGGCTGTATTGTTGCCAGTTTCCTGTTCCGGCCGGGCGAAGCCATACGTGGCGCAGCAAAAAGCCCGCTAAATGAACATCGCTCATTTAGCGGGCCTGGCTTAAGGCTGCAGAGGCTTGTTTACTTGCTGCGGTCAATGGCGGACTTCAGGCGGTATTCCTTCGGCGTCGTTCCGTAGCGGCGTTTGAACAGACGGTAGAAATAGCTTTCGTTGCCGAACCCGACCTTTTCCATAATCTCTGTAACGGTCAGGTCCTTCTGCTCCAGGTACTCTTTGGCATAGGCCAGGCGGGCTGCATTGATCTGATCCACGACTGTCGTGCCTTCCTGCGCTTTGAATACCTGTCCCAGATAGACCGGGTTCATCTTGAGCATATCAGCAATCCGCTGTACATTCAGATCCGGATCGGCGTAATGCTTATCAATAATTTCCTTCACTGTTTCGGCCAGCAGCCGGTTCTTATCCTCCCGCCCGCTGCGCCGCTGCTCTGCCACCTCGCGTACAACCTCCAGAAGTACGGCCTCAATCTCATCCAGTGTCTCTTTTTCCAGAATACGCCGGTTAACGGCCTGCAGGTTGACCGATACCGGGTTGACGTTGCGGTTGTTCATCTCGCCAAGCGTATTGCTTAAGGTAACCGCAAGATGAAGAACCGCCGAGAACATATTCTCGTAGTTGAAGCTGCCGAGCAATTCTCTCCATTTGCGGATCGTCTGCTCCGTTTCTGCCAGATCCCCGCCCTTCAGTCCTTCTGTCAGTTGCCGTTCCAGCTCCTGCGGGATACGCAGCGATTCATTCCGCTCATTCTCCCGCAGCATTTCAGGCTCAATCACTGCTCCCTTGCCGAAGACCATCCGGTAGTTCGAGTGACGCATGGCCAGATTGTAATGCCGGGAGATACAGCGGTAATCCGTGAACACTTCGCTCAGTGTAACCGTAAAGGTAATATGGTAGTAGTCAAAAATCGTCTGCTGAAGCTCCCGGAAGCGCTCTTCCAGCTTCGCAAGTGTCCCGGCTCCGCTGCCGGTGATGAAGACCAGATGGCCGCTTTTCATATCGGCCGCTTCACAAGTGCCTTCCAGCCGCAGCTGCTCCTGGCCGATATTGGCAATGGCAAAGTACAGCAGTGATTCCATCGGCAGCCCCGGATCTGCCGCAAGCCCCTGCAGATTGTCGATCTGCACCAGCGCCAGCCGCAGCGGCGACGGATAAGCGATGTCTATTCCGTGCTGCTCCCTGATCTGCAGGAATGCCTGTTCATCGAGGCTCTGGCTTGACCCGATCAGGCTGCGCAGCTGGTAGAGCTTCGCAATATTGGACTGCGAGGCCCGTTCCAGCTCCAGCCCCTTCAGCTTGCTGATCATCTCGGTTACATTCGCCGCAATCAGCGACAGCTCATCCTTCGCCTGCGGAGCACCGCGTACATCCTGCGGCACCAGCGTCAGCAGCTGGCCCACCGGCTTATACAGCCGCAAGGCAAAGAACACGGACAGCAGAATAGCGAGCAAAGCAACAGACAGCGTGACCGCTATCTCCGTCCATTTCATCTGCCGGACGCTGCCCAGCACAACATCGTAATCCTGCATGCTGACAATCTGCCAGTTATTCAGCGCTTTGCTCAGATAAGTGACCTTATACTTCCTGTCTCCAAATGTATAGTTAAAAGAATTAAGCGGCGCAGACGAAGAAGCAATCCGCGGCAGCAGGTCCGCCTTGATATTAAGACCGGCCGGAAGAATCCCGTCGGTTGAAATAAGCACCTCACCATCACTGTCCGTAATGAAGAGTACGTCTTCTTCCCGTTCCGCCACATGATTAAGCGCTTTCATGTTATCCAGCATCCATCCCGGCTTCACTGTCAGAATCAGCACATTGTCATTAATAGAACCGAGGGTGTCCCCGTCATATATAAAGATCGCAAATACGTCTATCCCCTCATCCTTACCGTCAAGGTCCAGCGGAATCAGCTGCAGCTTCGGCAGATCCGCCCGCGAGGCCATATAGTCCTTAAGGGAACCGTAAAGAAGACTATTGTTAATATCATGGTTGAGCGACGAGAAGAACCGGTGCTGGGCCCCGTTGTAAAAAACGGCAGCATGCAGATACGGGGAAGCTGCCACCGTATGGTTGAGGCGCTCAATCTTGAGAATGCTCTGCCTGTAATCCGCGCCGGACTTCAGCGCGAGCAGCTCTTCGTCATTGTACAGGGAAACGGCCAAATCCTTCACGATACCATTCATGTTCTCTATATTGTAATTAATTTGGGTCAGCAGCTTGCGGTCGGCTTCATTCTGCAGGCTGAGCACCTTGCCGCGGGCATTCGAATTCACAAATAGGGAAGCCACAGCCAGCGTGGCGACAACAAGCATAAAGCTGAGTATAATCCGCTGTAAATACTTCCGCGAGCGGATCGTCTGCAATACATTCATAGGTGATCTCTCCCGGCTCATAGGGTGACCTTAATATAATCCCGCGCCATTTTGCTTGTCAATCCGCTTTTCTGCGGGCCGCCTCCCCGAATTCCTCCGCACCCGGCAGCGTATCCTGCTCTGCATCGAACACATTCCGCAGAAGTGTCCGTGCGATTACCCCGTGTCCTGCTGCGTCCGGATGGATTCCGTCGCCATATCTATACGAGGCATTCAGTGACCGCTCCTGCCGGATATGCTCCAGCAGCGGTGTGCGCAAATCGATTATGCCGTCCGCAGGACATTCACCGGACAGAAGCCAGCCCGCATAACGCTCCAGCACCTCATCGTAATTCTGGTAAGGAGCCAGATAGCTGAAATCAGCCGCATCCGCCGGCTGCAGCTGGCCGTTCATTGACGGGGCATCGAATGGCGGCGGTGTCATCAGCACAACTGCAGCGCCGGCTTCACGGATTTGTGTGCTCAGCTGCTGCATCCCCGCCTGATAGGCTGCGAAACGCTCTCCCGACAAGGGATGATAAATCCCGTCATTCATCCCGTAGCAGGCTACGACCACACCCGGAGACGCTGCCGCAAGCTCTCTTGCCAGCCGTTCATGAATGCAGGGACGCGGAAACGGATGCGCCGCTTCGCTAAGGCCCGAGACCGTCTCGCTGGGGACACCGCCCGGGATTAACTCCACCGCCAGATCCGGACGGTGCTGCTTCAGCCATTCCCGGATTAAGCGGATATACAGTCCATCCGCCGTAATGCTGTCCCC
This window contains:
- a CDS encoding AraC family transcriptional regulator, whose translation is MNVLQTIRSRKYLQRIILSFMLVVATLAVASLFVNSNARGKVLSLQNEADRKLLTQINYNIENMNGIVKDLAVSLYNDEELLALKSGADYRQSILKIERLNHTVAASPYLHAAVFYNGAQHRFFSSLNHDINNSLLYGSLKDYMASRADLPKLQLIPLDLDGKDEGIDVFAIFIYDGDTLGSINDNVLILTVKPGWMLDNMKALNHVAEREEDVLFITDSDGEVLISTDGILPAGLNIKADLLPRIASSSAPLNSFNYTFGDRKYKVTYLSKALNNWQIVSMQDYDVVLGSVRQMKWTEIAVTLSVALLAILLSVFFALRLYKPVGQLLTLVPQDVRGAPQAKDELSLIAANVTEMISKLKGLELERASQSNIAKLYQLRSLIGSSQSLDEQAFLQIREQHGIDIAYPSPLRLALVQIDNLQGLAADPGLPMESLLYFAIANIGQEQLRLEGTCEAADMKSGHLVFITGSGAGTLAKLEERFRELQQTIFDYYHITFTVTLSEVFTDYRCISRHYNLAMRHSNYRMVFGKGAVIEPEMLRENERNESLRIPQELERQLTEGLKGGDLAETEQTIRKWRELLGSFNYENMFSAVLHLAVTLSNTLGEMNNRNVNPVSVNLQAVNRRILEKETLDEIEAVLLEVVREVAEQRRSGREDKNRLLAETVKEIIDKHYADPDLNVQRIADMLKMNPVYLGQVFKAQEGTTVVDQINAARLAYAKEYLEQKDLTVTEIMEKVGFGNESYFYRLFKRRYGTTPKEYRLKSAIDRSK
- a CDS encoding SGNH/GDSL hydrolase family protein, producing MLPLNINTIIDSAIKKSANLKILFLGDSITADGLYIRLIREWLKQHRPDLAVELIPGGVPSETVSGLSEAAHPFPRPCIHERLARELAAASPGVVVACYGMNDGIYHPLSGERFAAYQAGMQQLSTQIREAGAAVVLMTPPPFDAPSMNGQLQPADAADFSYLAPYQNYDEVLERYAGWLLSGECPADGIIDLRTPLLEHIRQERSLNASYRYGDGIHPDAAGHGVIARTLLRNVFDAEQDTLPGAEEFGEAARRKAD
- a CDS encoding carbohydrate ABC transporter permease, which gives rise to MGKKFEFSKLFINLLFTVLSIVVVLPFLLVIAVSLTDEKSLTENGYQFIPKNFSLDAYRYLLDAPDILLRAYGVTFTVTIIGALAGLLLTAMTAYVISRQDYRYNRATTFYVFFTMLFSGGLVPSYILITQYLHLKDSLLALILPILLSPFNIMVMKGFMSKIPLEIIESAKIDGAREFRIFFKIILPLSTPALATLGLLISFTYWNEWFNAMLYIDDPNKVPLQLLLVRTLNSIEFLTTNSEFTGQLGIDLSSFPNSSARMAIAVLAGGPMLVIFPFFQRFFVKGLTVGSLKG
- a CDS encoding ABC transporter substrate-binding protein — protein: MKKKLFGVLASVLLVGSVLSGCGGNNNGGNSNAGKGAEGSGAESTQSAAPESGNAGELKPVELTWYYPLSQLQADQEKVQEEVNKIVKAKINATVKLMPVAIGDYVQKMNTVLAAGEKFDILWTGYMLKPEELVRKGAIQPMDALLDEYAPELKADVPQVMWDGLSVDGEIYGIPNQQINGSRYGFIIQKRFADKYKLDTASIKKIADIEPFLAQIKQNEPDIIPFGVFGTSFINPQSHDDKYWVVPGLDDHFYIKTDDPTYTLQRYPEEELDNFRLASKWYKEGYIYKDAATEKANDYLAKGQIAVDFNVTLKPGVEAEVKAKNGGNEVITVPLSDWFSNGYSATTNQSISRTAPNPERAMMFLNLVNTDKELYNLLCNGVAGEHYDKADGDYIKAKADSRYLPNMDWVFGSVFNSYLKEGQPENVWEETKKINSNSEVNPVGAFKFNSEPVNTEIANLNAVWGEYKRGLVTGTLDFEETWPALYGKLKEAGEEKYVTEVTKQFEQFLKDKGLKK
- a CDS encoding ABC transporter permease, producing MLNKVPLAEQRASSGAPPGTRRRTWIGRELHHFRNNRELFLLSLPGLLYKLIFAYIPMIGLIIAFKNYRYDLGIFGSKWVGLDNFRYLFTTDTAWRITRNTVLYNTAYIVVGTSAALLLAILMNEIKAKWSKFYQTALFLPHFLSWVLVGYVAYAFLNHSDGFINRTLESFGLNPVSWYQNAGPWPVILILVQLWKVVGFNTLIYFAGIIGINSDYYEAARIDGATKRQMAFKITIPLMAPIIIIMLILSIGNMFRGDFGLHYFIPNNSGFLYGSTDIIDTYVYRALREVGNVSMSAATGFYQSVVGLVLVLTANGIVRKIDSDNSLW